The genomic window ATCTGGATTCCTCTGCAGCAAGAGCCGATGATTTCCGGCCAAAGCACCCTCCTGCGGCAGCCCATTTCCGCGTGGCTCCGCGCGATTGGCCGGTTAAAGCCCGGAGCTACGGTGCAAGGCATGGCGCCTCGTCTGACCACCGTTTTGCGCCAGTGGCTGAAAACCGATTCGCAATACCCCGCAAACTGGATGGCGGACGTAATCCGCATGCTGCCGAAGCAGACCTTGGACGTCATTCCTGCCGGAGCCGGCGTAGCCGTCATGAAGCAAGAATACGGCCGCAGTCTGAACATTCTGCTCGGAGTTTGCGGGCTGGTTCTCCTCATTGCGTGCGCCAACGTGGCGAACCTGCTGCTGGCCCGCGCCGTTGCGCGGCGCGGACAAACCGCCGTCCGGATTGCGCTTGGCGCCACTCGAGCACAAATCATCGGCGAAGCGTTGACCGAGAGCATCCTGCTCGCGACTGGCGGGGGCATCGTGGGGCTGCTGGTTGCTGTAGGAGCGGCGCGCCTGCTTCTGGTGCTGGCGTTCCATAGGGCTCATTTTCTGCCCATCAGTCCGGCGCCCTCCTGGATGGTCCTCGGTTTTGCGTTCGCGGTAGCCCTGCTCACGGGAATCATCTTCGGCGCGGCTCCCGCGTGGTTTGCCACGAGAACCGATCCCGCCGAAGCCCTGCGCGGAGCGGGCCGCAGCACAAGCGACAGAGGTTCGTTAACCCGCAAGGCACTGCTGGTCGTCCAAGCGACTGTCTCTGTGGTGTTGGTAGCGGGCGCAACGATGTTAGCCCGCAGCCTGAATAAGCTCGAGCATCAGGACTTTGGCTATCAGATTCCAGGCCGCGTGATCGTGGAACTGCACAACCCGCCTGGCTCCCGCACGTTCCCGCAGCTCACGGCCCTCTACAGGCAGATGCAGACGGAGCTGAATCGCTTGCCAGGCGTGCAGTCTTCCGACATGGCGCTGTATAACCCCTTAACCGACAACTGGGGTGAACTCATCATTGTGGCTGGCCATCCCCTGCCGAAGATGGACGAACCGTCAGGCGCCTCCTGGGATCGTGTGACCACGGATTACCTTCAGAACTTTGGCATCCCCGTCTTGCGTGGCCGAGGCTTCCGCGCCAGCGACAATGAGACGAGCGAGCCGGTGGCCGTCGTCAACGAAGCCTTCGTGAAACGCTTCTTCAAGAGCAACGAAAATCCGCTGGATCAGCACTTCGGGCTGGACCTGCCCGAGAACGCCGGCACTTACCGCATTGTGGGCGTGGTCGGTGACGCCAAGTTTGCCGGCTGGGGACTGAGCCGGCCCGCCCGGCCCATGTTTTACGTCCCACTGGACCAATCCGTCGACTACAAGAACGCCATGATGAGCAAGCTCGAATTGCGCTCCCACTTCATCGGCGGAATCATGCTGGTCACCAATACGCCGACAGGTGTCCTGGAACCGTTGCTCACGCGCACCATCGCCGAGCTAGACCCCGACATCACCATCACCAGCGTGCGAACCATGCGCCAGCAGGTCGAGCTTTCTTTTGACCAGGAACGCGCCGTCGCCGGCTTGGCCGGCCTGTTTGGAATTGTCGCGCTGGTGCTGGCAGCCGTGGGCTTGTATGGTGTCACCGCATATAGCGTGGCCCAGCGAACGAACGAAATCGGCATACGCATGGCGCTGGGCGCGGCGCCCGTCAACGTGATTCAACTCGTGCTACGCGGCGCCTTCCAGCGCGTGCTGCTGGGGCTGATTCTAGGCTTGCCGCTGGCGGTGGGCGTCGCGCGCCTGATTTCGGCGCAGCTCTACGGAGTGAGAGCTTGGGATCCTCCCGCGCTCAGCGTGGCTACGGGGGCTTTGGCGATTTGCTCGTTCTTTGCCGCCATCATTCCCGCAGGCCGCGCTGCCGCCATCTCGCCCCTGGACGCCCTGAGAATCGAGTAGATCCTGTCTCATAAATGCCAAGCGACAGAGCACG from Terriglobales bacterium includes these protein-coding regions:
- a CDS encoding ABC transporter permease, which encodes MRNIFGKIRYSLRQFRLAPVFTATAMLTLALGIGGTTAIFTLINAVMLRSLPVVDPGRLYRIGTGDDCCVEGGPQDEWGMFSFSLFERLKSAAPEFEELTAFQAGRWQLSVRREGKDIAARPLRSEYVAGNYFKTFGIGAFAGRVFREEDDKPGATPVAVLSHRAWQLTYGGDPKVVGSTFFVEGLPLTVIGIAPPGFFGETLESDPPDIWIPLQQEPMISGQSTLLRQPISAWLRAIGRLKPGATVQGMAPRLTTVLRQWLKTDSQYPANWMADVIRMLPKQTLDVIPAGAGVAVMKQEYGRSLNILLGVCGLVLLIACANVANLLLARAVARRGQTAVRIALGATRAQIIGEALTESILLATGGGIVGLLVAVGAARLLLVLAFHRAHFLPISPAPSWMVLGFAFAVALLTGIIFGAAPAWFATRTDPAEALRGAGRSTSDRGSLTRKALLVVQATVSVVLVAGATMLARSLNKLEHQDFGYQIPGRVIVELHNPPGSRTFPQLTALYRQMQTELNRLPGVQSSDMALYNPLTDNWGELIIVAGHPLPKMDEPSGASWDRVTTDYLQNFGIPVLRGRGFRASDNETSEPVAVVNEAFVKRFFKSNENPLDQHFGLDLPENAGTYRIVGVVGDAKFAGWGLSRPARPMFYVPLDQSVDYKNAMMSKLELRSHFIGGIMLVTNTPTGVLEPLLTRTIAELDPDITITSVRTMRQQVELSFDQERAVAGLAGLFGIVALVLAAVGLYGVTAYSVAQRTNEIGIRMALGAAPVNVIQLVLRGAFQRVLLGLILGLPLAVGVARLISAQLYGVRAWDPPALSVATGALAICSFFAAIIPAGRAAAISPLDALRIE